Proteins encoded together in one Urocitellus parryii isolate mUroPar1 chromosome 3, mUroPar1.hap1, whole genome shotgun sequence window:
- the Epha1 gene encoding ephrin type-A receptor 1, which yields MERRWPLGLGLLLLLCAPLPPGAHAEEVTLMDTSMAQGELGWLLDPPEDGWSEVQQMLNGTPLYMYQDCPLQEGGDIEHWLRSNWIYRGKEASQVLVELQFTVRDCKSFPGGAGPLGCKETFNLLYMESDQDVGIQLRRPLFQKVTTVAADQSFTIRDLASGAVKLNVERCSLGRLTRRGLYLAFHNPGACVALVSVRVFYQRCPEAVHGLARFPDTLPGPGGLVEVAGTCLPHSQASSGPSGVPRMHCSPDGEWLVPVGRCHCEPGYEEGNGGVECTACPKGSYRTHMDTPHCLKCPPHSTAPSEGATLCTCESGHYRAPGEDSQMACTRPPSAPQNLSFSASGTQLALHWEHPTDMGGRQDVTYSVECLQCQGPAQERGPCQPCGTGVRFSPSDKGLTTPTVQVDGLEPSANYTFNIKSQNGVSGLGSSHPPTGASLSINMGHAESLSGLSLRLVKKEPRQLELTWAGSRPRSPGGNLSYELHVLNQDEEWHQMVLEPRVLLTKLQPDTTYIVRVRMLTPLGPGPFSPDHEFRTSPPVSRSLTGGEIVAIIFGLLLVVALLIGILHVFHSRRVQRQRQQRHRDRRTDVDREDKLWLKPYVDLQAYEDPAQGALDFTQELDPAWLMVDTVIGEGEFGEVYRGTLRLPSQDCKTVAIKTLKDTSPDGQWWNFLREATIMGQFNHPHILHLEGVITKRKPIMIITEFMENGALDAFLKEREDQLAPGQLVAMLQGIAAGMNYLSDHNYVHRDLAARNILVSQNLCCKVSDFGLTRLLDDFDGTYETQGGKIPIRWTAPEAIAHRIFTTASDVWSFGIVMWEVLSFGDKPYGEMSNQEVMKSIEDGYRLPPPVDCPAPLYELMKNCWAYDRARRPHFLQLRAHLEQLLANPHSLRTIANFDPRVTLRLPSLSGSDGIPYRSVAEWLESIRMKRYILHFRSAGLDTMECVLELTAEDLTQMGITLPGHQKRILCSIQGFKD from the exons ATGGAGCGGCGCTGGCCCCTGGGGCTCGGGCTACTGCTGCTGCTCTGCGCCCCGCTGCCCCCGGGGGCGCACGCCGAGGAAG TCACTCTAATGGACACAAGCATGGCACAGGGAGAGTTGGGCTGGCTGCTGGATCCCCCAGAGGATGGG TGGAGTGAGGTGCAACAGATGCTGAACGGGACACCCCTGTACATGTACCAGGACTGCCCACTGCAGGAGGGTGGAGACATTGAACACTGGCTTCGTTCCAACTGGATCTACCGAGGGAAGGAGGCCTCGCAGGTCCTGGTAGAGCTGCAGTTCACCGTGCGTGACTGCAAGAGTTTCCCTGGAGGAGCTGGGCCTCTGGGCTGCAAGGAGACCTTCAACCTTCTGTACATGGAGAGTGACCAGGACGTGGGCATCCAGCTCCGACGGCCCTTGTTCCAAAAG GTAACCACGGTGGCTGCAGACCAGAGCTTCACCATTCGAGACCTTGCATCTGGCGCCGTGAAGCTGAACGTCGAGCGCTGTTCTTTGGGCCGCCTGACTCGCCGCGGCCTCTACCTTGCTTTCCACAACCCTGGTGCTTGTGTGGCCCTGGTGTCTGTGCGGGTGTTCTACCAGCGTTGTCCTGAGGCTGTGCATGGCTTGGCCCGATTCCCTGACACTCTCCCTGGTCCTGGTGGGTTGGTAGAAGTGGCGGGGACCTGCCTGCCCCACTCACAGGCCAGCTCTGGGCCTTCGGGCGTGCCCCGCATGCACTGCAGCCCCGATGGCGAGTGGTTGGTGCCAGTGGGCAGGTGTCACTGCGAGCCTGGCTACGAGGAAGGCAACGGTGGTGTGGAATGCACTG CCTGCCCTAAGGGCTCCTACCGGACCCACATGGACACACCCCATTGTCTCAAGTGCCCCCCGCACAGCACAGCCCCGTCTGAGGGGGCCACCCTCTGTACCTGTGAGAGCGGCCATTACCGAGCCCCTGGGGAGGACTCCCAGATGGCATGCACAC GTCCCCCATCGGCTCCACAAAACCTGAGCTTCTCTGCGTCGGGGACTCAGCTCGCCCTGCACTGGGAACACCCCACAGACATGGGAGGACGCCAAGACGTCACATACAGTGTGGAATGTTTGCAGTGTCAGGGTCCAGCACAGGAGAGGGGTCCCTGTCAGCCCTGTGGGACGGGCGTGCGCTTCTCCCCGAGTGACAAGGGGCTCACCACGCCTACTGTGCAGGTCGATGGCCTTGAACCCAGTGCCAACTACACCTTTAACATCAAATCCCAAAACGGAGTGTCAGGGCTGGGCAGCTCCCACCCGCCCACTGGTGCCTCCCTCAGCATCAACATGGGCCACGCAG AGTCACTCTCGGGCCTGTCTCTGAGGCTGGTGAAGAAAGAACCAAGGCAGCTGGAGCTGACCTGGGCAGGGTCCCGGCCCCGCAGTCCTGGGGGCAACCTGAGCTATGAGCTGCACGTGCTGAACCAG GATGAAGAATGGCACCAGATGGTtctagaacccagggtcttgctgacAAAACTGCAGCCAGATACCACGTACATCGTCAGAGTTCGAATGCTGACCCCATTGGGCCCGGGCCCTTTCTCCCCTGACCATGAGTTTCGGACAAGCCCGCCAG TTTCCAGGAGCCTGACTGGAGGAGAGATTGTGGCCATCATCTTTGGGTTGCTGCTTGTGGTAGCTCTGCTGATTGGGATTCTTCACGTCTTCCATTCAAG GAGAGTCCAGCGACAACGGCAGCAGAGGCATCGGGACCGCCGCACCGATGTGGATCGAG AGGACAAGCTGTGGCTGAAGCCCTACGTGGACCTCCAGGCCTATGAGGACCCTGCGCAGGGAGCCCTGGACTTCACTCAGGAGCTTGACCCAGCCTGGCTGATGGTGGACACTGTCATAGGGGAAG GAGAGTTTGGGGAAGTATATCGAGGAACTCTGAGGCTCCCCAGCCAGGACTGCAAGACTGTGGCCATTAAGACCTTGAAAGACACGTCCCCAGATGGCCAGTGGTGGAACTTCCTTCGAGAGGCCACTATCATGGGCCAGTTCAACCACCCACATATTCTGCATCTGGAGGGCGTCATCACAAAGA GAAAGCCCATCATGATCATCACGGAGTTCATGGAGAATGGAGCCCTGGATGCCTTCCTGAAG GAACGGGAGGACCAGCTGGCCCCTGGGCAGCTGGTGGCCATGCTGCAGGGCATAGCAGCTGGCATGAACTACCTCAGTGACCACAATTATGTCCATCGGGACCTGGCTGCCAGGAACATCTTGGTGAGTCAGAACCTGTGCTGCAAGGTGTCTGACTTCGGCCTGACCCGCCTCCTGGACGACTTTGATGGTACCTATGAAACACAG GGTGGAAAGATCCCCATCCGCTGGACAGCCCCTGAAGCCATTGCCCATCGGATCTTCACCACGGCAAGTGACGTGTGGAGTTTTGGGATTGTGATGTGGGAGGTGCTGAGCTTTGGTGACAAGCCCTATGGGGAAATGAGCAATCAGGAG GTAATGAAGAGCATTGAGGATGGGTACCGGCTGCCCCCTCCTGTGGACTGCCCTGCCCCTCTGTATGAACTCATGAAGAACTGCTGGGCATATGATCGTGCCCGTCggccccacttcctccagctgcGGGCACATCTGGAACAACTGCTGGCCAACCCTCACTCCCTGAGGACCATTGCCAACTTTGACCCCAG GGTGACACTCCGCTTGCCCAGCCTGAGCGGCTCGGATGGGATCCCTTATCGAAGCGTGGCCGAGTGGCTGGAGTCCATCCGTATGAAGCGCTACATTCTGCACTTCCGCTCAGCTGGGCTGGACACCATGGAGTGTGTGCTGGAGCTGACGGCCGA GGACCTGACGCAGATGGGAATCACACTGCCGGGGCACCAGAAGCGCATTCTTTGCAGTATTCAGGGATTTAAAGACTGA